Genomic window (Dictyoglomus thermophilum H-6-12):
TAAGAATCCTATCAGAAACTTTCTCTATAAATCTTAAATCGTGAGATGAGATTATTAGTGTTGATACTTCTCTCAATTCTTTGACGATCTTTTCTATTTCAAATCTTGTTAAAATGTCAAGTCCAAGAAGAAGCTCATCAAGAATTAATATCTTTGGACTTGTTGAAATAGCACATATGATAGCTGATTTTTGTTGCATTCCGCTTCCTTTTAAATTAGCAAAATAGTAAACGTTTTCTCTTAGAGACGTATTCCAGTAAAGATTTCTTGATCCTTCTAAGATTACTCCTATTTCTCTCATAATATCTTTTTTATACTTTGGCATTTTCATACTTAATATTTCTATCTCTCCTTTATCAGGTGTTACAAGATCAAGAATCATTTTTATGGTTGTCGTTTTTCCAGCACCATTAGGGCCAAGAAGGG
Coding sequences:
- a CDS encoding ATP-binding cassette domain-containing protein — translated: MRDETILKVENLEKTFGKGNKKVKVVNEVSFQVKNNEIFALLGPNGAGKTTTIKMILDLVTPDKGEIEILSMKMPKYKKDIMREIGVILEGSRNLYWNTSLRENVYYFANLKGSGMQQKSAIICAISTSPKILILDELLLGLDILTRFEIEKIVKELREVSTLIISSHDLRFIEKVSDRILIINKGSVVVEGTTKELIGKISFAKYRLILNNSGNREYLKEIEKD